The DNA sequence GGGACACTTGTCAGTTTGCCTTCGCCCATTGCCATCTCAGACAGCCATTGGTGGGTAGATTCAAAATCAATGTTGCATATTTTAAATCAATTTTATGCTTCTATAGGGAAAAAGGCAGAAATAAGCTGGGATAAACCTTTTGAGTCATCAGCATCGACAGAGAACAAACCTTATGTATCCCCTGCGGCTACGGCGATATCCGAAGCTACAAAAGGATCGGGCAAAAACGAAAAAAAGGTAGCGGCTGCTCCTGTCGTAAGTAAAACTGGGAACAGTGCGACTGCAACGATTCCGCCTGCCGCACAGCCAGCAACGCCGAGCTTGTCTGCAGATGCAACTTCAGTTGCACCTAGATCTGGCGGCAAACCCATTGTTGTAATAGACGCAGGCCATGGTGGACATGACCCCGGTGCAGTAGCGAATGGAGTCAGAGAAAAGGATATAAATCTAAGAGCCACACTTTTATTGGGCTCACTTTTGGAGAAAAAGGGAATGGACGTTCGTTACACGAGAAAAACAGACGTCTATCTAAAGTTGGCACAACGCACCGCTTTTGCAAATGAAAACCAGGCTGATGTTTTTGTTAGCATGCATTGCAATGCTATGCCTAAATGGAAAAAAGCAGCTGGGCTTGAATTCTATATCATGGCTCTTCCATCGGACAAAGATGCAATGCAGTTGGCAATATACGAAAACAGAGAGCTTTCCGGTGGCAGCGAGAGCGCAGCTGACGTGGCAGCAAAAGCCGACAAAAGAACACAGCTACTATTAAAAATTTTGGGAGATATGCAGCAAAACGATAAAATAGGAGAAAGCACAAGATTGATAGAAGTTATGCATAACTATGCAAAAAACACAGGACTTCCGATGAGGAAGGTTGCTCAAGCACCATTTTTCGTTTTGAGAGGAGCGGGAATGCCCGCAGTGCTAATTGAAATGGGTTATCTCACGGATGCAAATGAGGCACAAAAATTAAAGACGGAGAGCTACCTTAATGCACTTACATCAAGTTTTGCTGATAGTATAGTCTCATATGTAAATAGCAATCCCGTAGTATCACGTTAGGTTTTTGTAGGAGGAGTATTAATGAGAGATTTGGACGACGACAGAAGTAAATACAGAGAAAGAGAAATAGAGGGTCGTGCTTTAGATGAGCCTGCGGTAAGACGCAGAAGCTCCGCCTCTCGTTCTTCGCAGCGAAGAAGAGAGGATGTTGATGATGAGAAATTTGTACAAAATGATGATATTTCTCAAAGATATCCGAAAGAAGATTCATTCCAGAAACAGTTAAGACGTAGAGCCATAGATAGAGGTGGCTACCAGGACAATTACGAAGATTACGATGACGAATACGAGGATGATTTCGAAAGAGCTCCCCTTCTTGTCAGGATTTCTGCTTGGGTTGCCGTTCTTATAATATTTTTTGCGACCGGATATATGGGTGCAAACTATTTTTTCAAGTGGGCTGACAGGAAAAATGATGGTCGAATGGTTGGAGACGTGGTCGGAAGCGGAACAGAAGTAAATCAAATAAAAAAAGAGCAGCTTCCTCAGATAATAGACGAAGGTGCAAACTATGTAATATATATTCCTGAAGATGGGAAATTTAGAGAACGAACTACAGATATTAAAAAAGGTCTCAAGGAAGAAGATGCCAAGAAAATAATATCTATGTATATAGATACATTAAAAGAGCTCAATATATTAAATAATGACGTACGCCTTATAAGCGTTTTTTTTAGCGGAGATTGGGCTTACGTAGATGTGTCTAAGGAGTTTATGACATCTCTTAAAAGTTTGGGGAAAAAGGACGCACCGGTGGTTCCTACCGGCATGCTAAAAACCGTAGCCAAGAACTTCCCCCCTGTCAAAAAAATAAAGTTTTATTTAGACAGCAATGAAATCAAAGATAAAACAACTATAGATCTTTC is a window from the Synergistaceae bacterium genome containing:
- a CDS encoding GerMN domain-containing protein, with amino-acid sequence MRDLDDDRSKYREREIEGRALDEPAVRRRSSASRSSQRRREDVDDEKFVQNDDISQRYPKEDSFQKQLRRRAIDRGGYQDNYEDYDDEYEDDFERAPLLVRISAWVAVLIIFFATGYMGANYFFKWADRKNDGRMVGDVVGSGTEVNQIKKEQLPQIIDEGANYVIYIPEDGKFRERTTDIKKGLKEEDAKKIISMYIDTLKELNILNNDVRLISVFFSGDWAYVDVSKEFMTSLKSLGKKDAPVVPTGMLKTVAKNFPPVKKIKFYLDSNEIKDKTTIDLSKPWETMN